The Schizosaccharomyces pombe strain 972h- genome assembly, chromosome: I genome contains a region encoding:
- the saf5 gene encoding protein saf5, whose protein sequence is MITKIDSLPKDLIRKVENGEKLLPNQEIVYFEEKTVPYKIRSDEESFPLGKLITLLVTSQSFILFDEEQNSGWKIPYETITLHAKQSKDKPYVYVQLEGEAIRPLLDHILKFERSSGTLHEAPSTEDENEFTDDFLELTLYVTDVDSCYQALCTCQSLHPDTFSSDNDVENASMGNPMSLFFDPNHQWVTAENVDTSACDNRFDSPESPVLKWHRTE, encoded by the coding sequence ATGATTACCAAAATTGACTCACTTCCAAAGGACCTAATTCGCAAAGTTGAAAATGGTGAAAAGTTGTTGCCAAATCAAGAAATCgtttattttgaagaaaaaacagTCCCCTATAAAATTAGAAGTGATGAGGAAAGTTTTCCTTTGGGCAAATTGATAACTTTATTAGTAACTTCACAGAGCTTTATCctttttgatgaagaacAGAATTCTGGCTGGAAAATTCCATATGAAACCATTACTCTTCATGCGAAACAAAGCAAGGATAAGCCATATGTATATGTTCAATTAGAGGGTGAAGCCATTCGACCCTTGCTAGATCACATTCTTAAATTTGAACGGTCGTCAGGAACATTGCATGAAGCTCCTTCTACCgaagatgaaaatgaattcacagatgattttttagaacTAACATTATATGTTACTGATGTTGATTCATGTTACCAGGCTCTTTGTACTTGCCAATCTCTACATCCGGACACTTTTTCCTCAGATAATGATGTTGAAAACGCGAGTATGGGAAACCCTATGtccttattttttgatccAAATCACCAGTGGGTTACGGCTGAAAACGTAGATACCTCAGCTTGTGATAACAGATTTGATTCTCCGGAATCGCCTGTTCTGAAATGGCATCGCACAGAGTAA